In one Coprothermobacter sp. genomic region, the following are encoded:
- a CDS encoding phosphohydrolase, with product MDREELYQVIVERTPSQNLINHMLAVEAIMRGLAAHLHEDVEKWGLAGLVHDIDYGETKDKPNLHSIVGSEQLHLMGVSEDICYAVRVHNSLHGLPRKSMMDKALYAADPLSGFIVACALIRPEKKLAPIDTDFVMVRFKEKRFAAGANRDQMLACQDMGLDLYKFVAIGLSSMKGIAAEIGL from the coding sequence ATGGACCGTGAGGAACTGTATCAGGTCATCGTTGAGAGGACGCCGTCGCAAAACCTGATCAACCATATGCTCGCTGTCGAGGCCATTATGCGTGGCCTTGCAGCGCATCTCCATGAGGACGTCGAGAAATGGGGCCTGGCCGGCCTCGTGCATGACATCGACTATGGCGAGACCAAGGACAAGCCAAACCTGCACAGCATTGTTGGATCAGAGCAGCTGCATCTGATGGGAGTGTCTGAGGACATTTGCTATGCGGTGCGCGTCCACAACTCGCTGCATGGCCTGCCGCGCAAGAGCATGATGGACAAGGCGTTGTACGCGGCGGACCCATTATCCGGCTTCATTGTCGCGTGTGCTCTCATTCGACCAGAGAAGAAGCTTGCGCCCATTGATACGGACTTTGTCATGGTTCGCTTCAAGGAGAAGCGTTTTGCCGCTGGAGCAAACCGCGATCAGATGCTTGCCTGTCAGGACATGGGACTCGATCTGTACAAGTTCGTTGCCATCGGCCTGAGTTCCATGAAGGGGATCGCCGCAGAAATCGGCCTCTAG
- a CDS encoding aminotransferase has product MSPQCGGKSMSLNAEELFSERALGFRPTEIRELLKLVDSPEIISLAGGMPDDRFFPIDRVIEASTFALREYGKKALQYGSTEGIKKLRVLLMDRMENEGVQGIDLDNVIISTASQQGLSLMAQVFVNPGDTIIVEEPSYLGAIQAFGSMQAKFCTVPLDKDGMQMGILEDRLKELQKANIRPKFVYTVPNFHNPAGVTMTLKRRTKLIELAHAYDLLIIEDDPYGEIRFEGEPIPSLLALDGKDRVVGLRTFSKISFPGLRLGWIVAREDIMSKIIVGKQAADLCSPAMTQYIAYEFVSRGWLDDYVDVVRREYPRKKNAMISALEQYFPVGSSWTDPQGGLFVWVKAPDSIDTAAMFREAINAKVAYVVGIAFYPHRDDTCHMRLNFSAVDPEHITEGVHRLGDLLKSKI; this is encoded by the coding sequence ATGTCACCACAATGCGGAGGCAAATCGATGTCGTTGAACGCAGAAGAGTTGTTCTCAGAACGGGCGCTGGGTTTTAGACCAACCGAGATTCGGGAGCTCCTCAAACTCGTCGACAGTCCGGAAATCATCTCATTGGCTGGAGGCATGCCAGACGATCGGTTCTTTCCCATCGATCGAGTGATCGAGGCAAGCACGTTTGCGCTCAGGGAATACGGCAAGAAGGCTCTCCAGTATGGGTCTACGGAGGGCATCAAGAAGTTGCGTGTTTTGCTCATGGATCGCATGGAGAACGAGGGTGTCCAAGGCATCGATCTGGACAACGTCATCATCTCCACCGCCTCACAGCAGGGTCTCAGTCTGATGGCACAGGTCTTCGTGAATCCTGGCGACACCATCATTGTGGAAGAGCCATCTTATCTCGGAGCAATCCAGGCTTTTGGAAGCATGCAGGCCAAGTTCTGCACGGTTCCGCTGGACAAGGATGGCATGCAGATGGGCATTCTTGAGGACAGGCTCAAGGAGCTGCAGAAGGCGAACATCCGCCCAAAGTTCGTCTATACGGTGCCCAACTTCCACAACCCTGCCGGCGTCACCATGACGCTGAAGCGCCGCACGAAGTTGATCGAGCTGGCCCACGCGTATGATCTGCTGATTATCGAAGACGATCCATACGGGGAAATACGCTTTGAGGGTGAGCCAATTCCCTCACTGCTGGCGTTGGATGGCAAGGATCGTGTCGTAGGGCTGCGCACGTTCTCGAAGATCAGTTTCCCCGGGCTTCGTCTGGGGTGGATCGTCGCCCGCGAAGACATCATGAGCAAGATCATCGTTGGAAAACAGGCAGCTGACCTTTGCTCTCCGGCCATGACTCAATACATAGCGTATGAGTTTGTCAGCCGCGGGTGGCTGGACGACTACGTTGACGTTGTTCGGCGCGAGTATCCCAGGAAGAAGAATGCAATGATCTCCGCTCTTGAACAGTATTTCCCGGTCGGCAGCAGCTGGACTGACCCTCAAGGCGGTCTGTTCGTATGGGTGAAGGCACCGGACAGTATCGACACCGCGGCGATGTTCCGGGAGGCGATCAATGCCAAGGTTGCGTATGTTGTGGGCATTGCCTTCTACCCTCATCGGGACGACACTTGCCATATGCGGTTGAACTTCTCGGCCGTGGATCCAGAGCATATCACTGAAGGGGTCCATCGCCTGGGAGACTTGCTGAAGTCGAAGATCTAA
- a CDS encoding DNA polymerase I: MTNRVVLVDGSSILYRAFFAMPHLSTATGIPTGAILGTTTMLLSIIEELQPQYMGVFFDRKAATYRHEMFEEYKANRETMPDELVSQLVNLKQLIRSLGIVTREKDGFEADDFIGIYSKVADQAEIPCIIYSGDNDLLQLTDDNTSVRITVKGVKEIREYTPAAILEEFGLTAPQLIDVKALKGDSSDNIPGVQGIGEKTALKLVQEFGSVEALLENGGPERYRTLLAENRDIILRNRSLVTIQMSLDEPTSLADLVRNAPDTEQTAQLFQTLSFVALSRRASKILGMPSLAVAPIPVHRDDLFDAGARPAALAPVPLQATNVVFDARTALAVVPDLEGQGFTVARRTKDNVSSTHIDAMFGSPPQALHSDSTSMTYVYDYKRLCHTLAPFGLGAPAPIRDIMLAQYLLDPDQKAWGLDRIGDAWGLTGDTSTAEGLADLVYRVSYPIDTALEESQLTGTLNDMEIPFAAVLADMEMAGIRTDTAYLRTFGAKLGLRIAELERRTYELVGTHDYSLQSPKQLGVLLFDVLGLAPTKRTKTGLSTDVESLEAIQNEHPAIPLILELRQLTKIKGTYTDSLVRYVAPDGKIHPTFLQTGTSTGRISCIDPNLQNIPARTEVGREIRQAFIPSHDGWVLVSADYSQIDLRMLAHLSADANLCHAFAQGEDIHLHTASQVFDVPESSVTPEMRKRAKTINFGIIYGISPYGLSRQLGITGEEARQYIERYLERFPGIRDYRDRVVEAAQHDGYVKTILGHLRRVPHINSRNNVERQEAIRQGFNAIVQGSSADVIKMAMISLNKDLQPLKARMVLQVHDEIVVDTPSDELELVRGMMQESMESAIHLSIPLVTHLSAGPNLRDLE; the protein is encoded by the coding sequence ATGACGAACCGCGTAGTGCTTGTCGATGGGAGTTCGATTCTGTACCGAGCATTTTTCGCCATGCCCCACCTCAGTACCGCCACCGGCATCCCTACCGGAGCGATTCTGGGGACCACGACGATGCTGCTCTCCATCATCGAAGAGCTTCAACCACAGTACATGGGCGTCTTCTTCGATCGAAAGGCAGCGACCTATCGCCACGAGATGTTCGAAGAGTACAAGGCCAACCGGGAGACCATGCCCGACGAACTCGTCAGCCAGCTCGTCAACCTCAAGCAACTCATCCGTTCGCTGGGCATCGTGACGCGCGAAAAGGACGGATTCGAAGCGGACGATTTCATCGGCATCTACAGCAAGGTCGCTGACCAGGCAGAGATCCCCTGCATCATCTATTCCGGGGACAACGACCTGCTCCAGTTGACAGACGACAACACGTCAGTACGCATTACGGTCAAGGGAGTCAAGGAGATCAGAGAGTATACTCCTGCGGCAATCCTCGAGGAGTTCGGCCTCACAGCCCCCCAACTGATCGATGTCAAAGCCCTCAAGGGAGATTCGTCCGACAACATCCCCGGCGTACAGGGCATCGGCGAGAAGACCGCACTGAAACTGGTCCAGGAGTTCGGTTCAGTGGAGGCATTGCTCGAGAACGGCGGCCCCGAACGCTACAGGACCCTGCTCGCCGAGAACCGGGATATCATCCTGCGCAACCGCTCGCTGGTCACGATCCAGATGAGTCTGGACGAACCGACCAGCCTCGCTGACCTGGTCCGTAACGCCCCAGATACTGAGCAGACTGCCCAGCTGTTCCAGACGCTGTCGTTTGTGGCACTGAGCCGGCGCGCATCGAAGATTCTCGGCATGCCATCACTCGCTGTGGCGCCGATACCTGTCCATCGCGACGACCTTTTCGACGCCGGCGCTCGCCCCGCAGCGCTCGCTCCGGTTCCCCTACAGGCGACGAACGTAGTCTTCGATGCCCGAACGGCCCTAGCCGTCGTGCCTGATCTCGAAGGGCAGGGGTTCACGGTGGCCCGCCGAACAAAGGACAACGTTTCGTCGACCCACATCGACGCCATGTTCGGCTCGCCTCCCCAGGCCCTCCATTCAGACAGTACGTCCATGACGTATGTCTACGACTACAAGAGACTCTGTCACACCCTCGCACCGTTCGGCCTGGGCGCTCCTGCCCCCATCCGTGACATCATGCTTGCGCAGTACCTGCTGGATCCTGACCAGAAAGCCTGGGGCCTTGACCGCATCGGCGACGCATGGGGACTGACTGGAGACACCTCCACTGCCGAGGGATTGGCCGACCTTGTCTATCGTGTCTCCTACCCCATCGACACGGCTCTCGAGGAATCACAGCTCACAGGCACCCTGAACGACATGGAGATTCCGTTTGCAGCGGTGCTCGCGGACATGGAGATGGCAGGTATACGCACAGATACTGCCTACCTGCGAACCTTCGGAGCGAAGCTCGGCCTTCGTATTGCTGAACTGGAACGCCGGACGTACGAGCTCGTCGGCACGCACGATTACAGCCTTCAGTCTCCCAAACAGCTGGGCGTGCTCCTCTTCGATGTGCTGGGACTTGCACCGACCAAGAGAACCAAGACAGGTCTAAGCACCGACGTCGAATCCCTGGAGGCAATCCAGAACGAACATCCAGCGATTCCGCTTATCCTGGAGCTCCGTCAGTTGACCAAGATCAAGGGAACCTATACGGATTCGCTGGTCCGATATGTCGCGCCGGACGGGAAGATTCACCCTACGTTCCTCCAGACCGGCACGTCGACGGGACGCATCAGCTGCATCGACCCCAACCTGCAGAACATCCCTGCCAGAACCGAGGTTGGGCGCGAAATCAGACAGGCGTTCATACCCAGCCACGACGGTTGGGTGCTCGTCTCGGCAGACTACTCCCAGATCGATCTGAGGATGCTTGCGCATCTTTCGGCGGACGCAAACCTCTGCCATGCATTTGCTCAGGGAGAGGACATTCACCTGCACACGGCTTCGCAGGTCTTCGACGTTCCAGAATCATCTGTGACTCCCGAGATGCGGAAACGCGCCAAGACTATCAATTTCGGCATCATCTACGGCATCTCGCCATATGGTCTCTCACGGCAGCTCGGCATCACTGGCGAAGAGGCTCGCCAGTACATCGAACGCTACCTGGAGCGGTTTCCCGGCATCCGGGACTACCGTGACCGGGTGGTCGAGGCGGCCCAGCACGATGGCTACGTGAAGACGATTCTTGGACATTTGCGGAGAGTCCCGCACATCAACAGTCGCAACAACGTGGAGCGGCAGGAAGCTATTCGGCAGGGATTCAATGCCATTGTACAAGGGAGCTCCGCCGACGTCATCAAAATGGCCATGATATCTCTGAACAAGGACCTTCAGCCGCTCAAGGCGCGCATGGTACTTCAGGTACATGACGAAATCGTCGTCGACACACCGTCCGACGAACTTGAGCTTGTCCGCGGGATGATGCAGGAGTCCATGGAATCGGCGATCCACCTTTCGATCCCCCTGGTGACTCACCTTTCTGCCGGCCCGAATCTGCGCGACCTCGAATGA
- a CDS encoding DNA topoisomerase III — protein sequence MPGVFCVYNEGRYCRGIQGVVVKKLVIAEKPSVAEQLAAVIDHCKKSREYYEGEHYIVSWAVGHLVGLAEPEDYDKKYKQWLLSYLPIIPEAFKFSVLEGAEERFNALKKLIASKEVDEVINACDAGREGELIFRNIYVQAGGTKPSSRLWLSSYTDESIRDGFKHIRPESAYDDLGRAALARSEADWLVGINATRGLTRRNGSLVTVGRVQTPVLALIAKREKEVQAFIPVPYFEVDAQFKVVPHGEPTYAGLWHRGSESRLADQAAAEAIATKCSGHRGVVASVAQKENRMQVPYLYDLGLLQREANGLNGLSASRTLKAAQSLYEAKRAITYPRTDSKYLPKALRKEVVTVLGDLGIGEYAPYVQHVQREGWKMRSFVFNDEKVSDHYAIIPTGTRLDRSSLSHDESVVYDLVVRRFLEQFYPEAVLMLTRVETVVEGETFGSDGRVVKTSGWLEVAPREADSKDLPDLKEKLSVQAFRVESERKLTKAPPRFTDASIIAAMETAGKLVDDEELAEAMKERGLGTPATRAEIIEKLIRTGVVERKARSLVATRRGVDLIDLLEAIQLSDLVAPDLTGDWEMSLRKIEKGSLDNVEFLERIEGFTRQMIEKIKGYEAPTQIGIESAEPLGVCPICGGNVLERPASYVCEHHGRKKTDCKFSIPKMILRRSISREEALQLMTDKRTDMLDGFVSRRGFKFSARLLLRPDNKLEWEFAEGSGGSSAATEPVVNEEPLGRCPVCQGSVVETTEHYRCAATDCRFQMKRVYAGKTIDRDMARNLLEKGKTDLIEDFVSKYNKPFSAYLKLGDKGRVEFEFLNKGPRTGRRTPGHATKAGASTTKTTKAVSSITKTEKKGTATKKTDKAKAPTRKAASKTSNNKGGAS from the coding sequence TTGCCCGGGGTCTTTTGCGTGTATAATGAGGGCCGTTACTGTCGTGGCATCCAAGGAGTAGTCGTGAAGAAGCTCGTCATAGCAGAGAAGCCGAGTGTGGCGGAGCAACTTGCAGCTGTCATCGACCACTGCAAGAAGAGCCGTGAGTATTACGAAGGCGAACACTACATAGTATCGTGGGCGGTGGGCCACCTTGTTGGATTGGCAGAGCCCGAAGACTACGACAAGAAGTACAAACAATGGTTGTTGTCCTACCTGCCGATCATCCCTGAGGCGTTCAAGTTCTCCGTTCTTGAGGGAGCCGAGGAGCGTTTCAACGCACTCAAGAAGCTCATCGCCTCCAAAGAAGTGGACGAAGTCATCAACGCCTGCGATGCAGGTCGCGAGGGTGAGTTGATTTTCCGCAACATCTATGTGCAGGCGGGAGGAACAAAGCCTTCGTCACGCCTGTGGCTGTCCTCCTACACTGACGAGAGTATCCGTGATGGATTCAAGCACATCCGTCCCGAATCTGCATATGATGACCTGGGGAGGGCGGCACTGGCGCGTTCTGAGGCAGACTGGCTGGTTGGCATCAACGCTACCCGGGGGCTGACGAGGCGCAACGGCTCGCTTGTTACGGTGGGGCGTGTGCAGACACCAGTTCTGGCACTCATCGCGAAGCGTGAGAAGGAAGTCCAGGCATTCATTCCCGTGCCCTATTTCGAGGTCGATGCCCAGTTCAAGGTCGTGCCGCATGGTGAGCCGACCTATGCAGGACTATGGCATCGGGGATCCGAGAGCAGACTCGCCGACCAGGCAGCCGCTGAAGCCATTGCCACGAAGTGCTCAGGGCACAGAGGGGTGGTCGCGTCGGTTGCCCAGAAAGAAAACCGGATGCAGGTACCCTATCTGTATGATCTTGGACTGCTGCAGCGCGAGGCAAATGGCCTGAACGGCTTGAGTGCGAGCCGTACACTGAAGGCAGCACAGTCTCTTTACGAAGCGAAGCGCGCCATCACGTACCCGAGAACCGACAGCAAGTATCTGCCCAAAGCGCTTCGCAAGGAAGTTGTCACGGTACTTGGCGACCTGGGGATTGGGGAATACGCGCCGTACGTGCAACACGTGCAGCGCGAGGGCTGGAAGATGCGGTCCTTCGTGTTCAACGACGAGAAAGTCAGCGATCACTACGCCATCATTCCGACTGGCACGCGGCTGGACCGAAGCAGTCTCTCTCATGACGAGAGCGTGGTCTATGACCTGGTTGTACGACGGTTCCTCGAACAGTTCTACCCTGAAGCTGTTCTGATGCTCACTCGCGTCGAGACTGTCGTTGAAGGCGAAACATTCGGCAGTGACGGAAGAGTCGTCAAGACCTCTGGATGGCTGGAGGTCGCCCCACGTGAGGCTGACAGCAAGGACTTGCCGGACCTCAAGGAGAAGCTGAGCGTCCAGGCGTTCAGGGTTGAGAGCGAACGCAAGCTGACCAAGGCTCCGCCACGGTTCACGGACGCGTCGATTATCGCTGCCATGGAGACGGCGGGCAAGCTGGTCGATGACGAGGAACTGGCTGAGGCAATGAAAGAGCGTGGCCTGGGGACTCCTGCCACACGTGCGGAGATCATTGAGAAGCTTATCCGGACCGGCGTTGTCGAGCGGAAAGCGCGGAGCCTGGTCGCCACAAGGCGTGGTGTTGACCTGATCGACCTCCTTGAGGCGATCCAGTTGTCGGATCTTGTGGCCCCAGACCTTACCGGTGACTGGGAAATGAGTCTGCGCAAGATAGAGAAGGGGTCATTGGACAACGTGGAATTCCTGGAGCGTATCGAGGGATTCACACGGCAGATGATCGAGAAGATCAAGGGGTACGAAGCTCCCACGCAGATCGGCATCGAGTCGGCGGAACCACTGGGTGTGTGCCCCATCTGCGGCGGCAACGTGCTTGAGCGTCCGGCATCGTATGTCTGCGAACACCACGGCCGCAAGAAGACGGACTGCAAGTTCAGCATTCCGAAGATGATTCTCAGACGTTCTATCAGTCGCGAAGAGGCCTTGCAGCTTATGACCGACAAGAGGACGGACATGCTCGACGGATTCGTGAGCAGGCGCGGGTTCAAGTTCAGTGCGCGACTCCTACTCAGGCCCGACAACAAGCTGGAGTGGGAGTTTGCTGAGGGATCGGGTGGCAGTTCTGCGGCGACCGAACCTGTCGTGAATGAGGAGCCATTGGGTCGCTGCCCTGTGTGTCAGGGTTCAGTGGTAGAGACCACTGAGCACTACCGGTGTGCTGCAACTGACTGCCGCTTTCAAATGAAGCGAGTCTACGCGGGCAAGACCATTGACCGTGACATGGCCCGTAATCTGCTCGAGAAAGGCAAGACAGATCTGATCGAGGACTTTGTATCAAAGTACAACAAGCCGTTCTCAGCCTATCTGAAACTCGGGGACAAGGGCAGAGTGGAGTTCGAGTTCCTGAACAAGGGACCGCGGACGGGGAGGCGGACACCCGGTCACGCAACAAAGGCAGGAGCCTCCACAACGAAGACAACCAAGGCAGTGTCCTCCATAACAAAGACAGAGAAGAAGGGGACCGCCACGAAGAAGACCGACAAAGCAAAGGCTCCCACAAGAAAGGCAGCCTCGAAGACATCCAACAACAAAGGCGGTGCATCATGA
- a CDS encoding dephospho-CoA kinase, producing MSINIGLTGNIASGKSMISGMLREHGAAVLDADLVGKSVLAENVEGALEQVRAAFGDCIFDGNQLNRHLLGNLVFGHPDLLTTLNDIMMPIMTRLVANEIMVLHRTSTVVVLDAAILIEAGWQNLVDEIWVVKTSKGEQLERLMTRDHLSRDEAVSRIEAQMPLAQKLAYADVVIDNTMDVEQTRKQVEMLWKTRIQNR from the coding sequence ATGAGTATCAACATTGGGCTCACCGGCAACATTGCCTCCGGCAAGAGCATGATCTCCGGCATGTTGCGGGAGCACGGTGCAGCGGTGCTCGACGCGGACCTGGTAGGAAAGAGCGTCCTTGCCGAAAACGTCGAAGGAGCGCTTGAGCAGGTGCGAGCTGCCTTTGGGGATTGCATCTTCGATGGAAACCAGCTCAACCGTCACCTCCTCGGCAATCTGGTCTTCGGACACCCCGATCTCCTCACAACGCTCAACGATATCATGATGCCCATCATGACGAGACTGGTCGCCAACGAGATCATGGTGCTTCACCGAACGTCAACCGTCGTGGTCCTTGACGCAGCAATTCTGATCGAAGCCGGCTGGCAGAACCTGGTCGACGAGATCTGGGTTGTGAAAACATCGAAGGGCGAACAACTGGAGCGCCTCATGACGCGCGACCATCTTTCGCGCGACGAAGCCGTCAGCCGAATTGAGGCACAGATGCCTCTGGCTCAGAAACTGGCGTATGCCGACGTTGTCATCGACAACACGATGGATGTCGAGCAGACCCGAAAACAGGTGGAGATGCTTTGGAAAACGCGCATACAGAACCGCTGA